In the genome of Thalassophryne amazonica chromosome 6, fThaAma1.1, whole genome shotgun sequence, the window GATCAGCCTTCAACCCGTCGTGGTTGTTTGTCTGTCATCGCCTCTCTTTACGATCCACTCGGGTTCATTGCTCCATTCAGCCTAAGTGGAAAACGTATCCTTCAAGAGCTTTGTCACAGAGGCATCGGATGGGATGATCCACTTCCGGAAGATATAAAGCCACGGTGGGAGGAATGGATGAATGGACTTCTTAAGCTGAAAGAGCTCTCAATCCCAAGATGTTACCACCCACATGACTTTCATAACATTGTCAGAGTAGAATTACACCATTTTTCAGATGCCAGCTGCGTAGGATATGGTGCATGTTCTTACCTCAGGTACAAAAATGACAAGGATGAAGTCCATTGCAGTCTCGTGATGGCAAAAGCAAGGGTCGCTCCCTCAGAGGTCACAAGTATTCCAAGGCTGGAACTCGCAGCAGCAGTGGTTTCTGCAAAAGTCAGCGTCATGTTAAAGGGTGAGCTTAACatgaaaatccatccatccatccattttcttccgctttatccggagtcgggtcgcgggggcagcagctcaagcaaagccgcccagacctcccgatccacacacacctcctccagctcctccgggggaaccccaaggcgtttccaagccagccgagagatgtagtccctccagcgtgtcctgggtcttctccggggccaaATTTTTCTGGACGGATTCACAAGTTGATGCCCGTAGGTTCCACATATTTGTCGCAAACCGTGTTCAACTGATTAGAGGCAATAGTGATCCTGATCAGTGGCATTATGTGGATTCCTCAGAAAACCCGGCCGATCACGCATCTCGAGGTCTCCATGTTTCAGACATTCACTCAATGAACTGGGTGCAAGGTCCGAAATTTCTCTGGGAGCGTGAATTGCATCTAACACCCAGCAGTCCAGCAGACTTACTCGtcggtgatcctgaagtcaagaCAATTCAAGTACTTGCAACCGAAATCAATAACTGCAATGACATCCTCAAGCGTCTGAGTCACTTTTTCTCATGGACAACACTTTTAAAGGTGGTTGCAAGAATCAAGAGACTGAGGtctaaacaaaaacaacatagtGAACATGTGACTGTTGAGGAGCGGGAGAAGGCCGCTGAGACAGTGATCAAGATTGTACAGCAGCAAGCCTTTCCCCATGAGATAAAGCTGCTTCAAGGTGGAAAGGACCTTCCAAAATCTAGTTCCCTCTTTAGTCTTGATCCCATCTGGTCTGAGGAACTTCTCTGTGTTGGTGGGAGATTAGAACAGTCATCTCTCTGTCACAAAGTCAAGCACCCAATTATCTTACAGAACGATAGTCATGTAACTAAGCTTATAGTGTCTCACTACCACGCTAAGACATGCCACCAGGGTCGAAGGCAGACACAAATGGAGCTGAGAGCCAATGGATTCTGGGTCATTGGTGGAAGCAAGCTGGTCGCTAAGTTGATACACACCTGTGTGCTTTGTAGGAAACTTCGACGGCCGACAGAGAACCAACGAATGGCTGAACTCCCTAAAGAACGTCTTGAAGCCTCAGCACCTTTCACGTATAGTGGCATGGATTGTTTTGGACCATTTATTGTAAAGAAAGCTCGTAAAAAGTACAAAAGGTATGGAATCATTTTCACATGTCTGTATTCCAGAGCTGTTCATATCAAGATGCTCGAAGATTTGTCGACAGACTCATTCATCAATGCATTAAGATGCTTCATCAGTCTCAGAGGTGCTGTCCGACAACTTTATTGTGACCAGGGCTCTAATTTTGTTGGAGCCAAAAATGAGTTTAAGGAAACACTTAAACAATGTGATACCAAACTATTGGAAATCTTCCTGACTGAAAGGCAGTGCGAATTTGTCTTCAATGCCCCCTCTGCTAGCCATGCAGGTGGTGTCTGGGAACGGCAAATCGGAACCATAAGAAACATGCTAAATGCTACCTTCGCACAGTGCCCAGGTCGATTGGATGACGCCTCTCTCAGAACATTGTTATATGAGGCCATGGCTATCGTTAATAATCGCCCATTGACAGTGGATGGAATAAATGATCCTCAAGTGATGGAACCTTTAACACCGAACCACCTCATCATGATGAAATCTAAGGTTGCTCTTCCTCCCCTGGAGTATTTGGGAAAGAGGATTTGTATGCTACAAAGAGATGGAAGAGAGTTTAGTATCTCATTGAACAATTCTGGGGTCGTTGGAAAAGAGAGTATCTACTCAACATATCCACAAGACAGAAATGGCACCTACCTCAGCGCAACATCAGAGTCAGTGACATTGTCATTATTAAAGATGACAACCTTCCTAGAAATCATTGGCAATTAGGACGAGTGGTGGAGACTGTTCAGGACAGTGATGGTTTGGTCCGTCGAGTCAAAGTCCAAGTAGGAGAGTGAAAGCCTCATAGAAAACAAGATTCCCCCTCTAAGCCTTCAGTTATTGAGGCCAGTCCAAAAATTAGTACTTCTTCTTGAGAATTAATTAGAACAAACAGGC includes:
- the LOC117512219 gene encoding uncharacterized protein LOC117512219 isoform X2 encodes the protein MFYQFSITPESRNYLKFLWWKGGDLEKEPQEYRMAVHLFGAASSPRCANFGLKHLARQHKANYPLASAFVERNFYVDDGLVSIPSVDEAKKPITESQELCKRRGLRLHKFNSNKEAALSSLDPSEKAVSVKPLEFDPAPSERALGIQWLIKDDMFSFNISLKDQPSTRRGCLSVIASLYDPLGFIAPFSLSGKRILQELCHRGIGWDDPLPEDIKPRWEEWMNGLLKLKELSIPRCYHPHDFHNIVRVELHHFSDASCVGYGACSYLRYKNDKDEVHCSLVMAKARVAPSEVTSIPRLELAAAVVSAKVSVMLKGELNMKIHPSIHFLPLYPESGRGGSSSSKAAQTSRSTHTSSSSSGGTPRRFQASREM
- the LOC117512219 gene encoding uncharacterized protein LOC117512219 isoform X1 — protein: MNWVQGPKFLWERELHLTPSSPADLLVGDPEVKTIQVLATEINNCNDILKRLSHFFSWTTLLKVVARIKRLRSKQKQHSEHVTVEEREKAAETVIKIVQQQAFPHEIKLLQGGKDLPKSSSLFSLDPIWSEELLCVGGRLEQSSLCHKVKHPIILQNDSHVTKLIVSHYHAKTCHQGRRQTQMELRANGFWVIGGSKLVAKLIHTCVLCRKLRRPTENQRMAELPKERLEASAPFTYSGMDCFGPFIVKKARKKYKRYGIIFTCLYSRAVHIKMLEDLSTDSFINALRCFISLRGAVRQLYCDQGSNFVGAKNEFKETLKQCDTKLLEIFLTERQCEFVFNAPSASHAGGVWERQIGTIRNMLNATFAQCPGRLDDASLRTLLYEAMAIVNNRPLTVDGINDPQVMEPLTPNHLIMMKSKVALPPLEYLGKRICMLQRDGREFSISLNNSGVVGKESIYSTYPQDRNGTYLSATSESVTLSLLKMTTFLEIIGN